One region of Halohasta litchfieldiae genomic DNA includes:
- a CDS encoding sensor histidine kinase produces the protein MQSTTDPEAVAETVSGGAIDCVISDYQMPEMSGLDVFAAVRNVDPEIPFILFTDTGSETIASEAISAGISDYVIKNTIKEQYTLLATKITTYVDRRRAEAVAARTQQQLHELAENTNDVLFIFSADWNELEYINSRCTELFGQSVAALHKNSAAFLEPVHPDDVDDLKNTMQKASEGNSQQVEYRIQVDSEKWVESHAQPIVDETGSVVRVAGFTHDITERKQRELELRAKNERLERFASIVSHDLRNPLSVADGYLELARKEADSDHLETVARALDRMETLISELLVLAREGQEVTETKPVSLDKLVLSSWNNIDQQNATLHTETNVEILADEIRLGQVFENFLRNAIEHGGDAVNINVGLLDDETGFYVENDGDPIPENKKGQIFETGFTTNTQGTGFGLAIIKRIVNAHGWSISVTDSHHGGTRFEITGPEFLDQ, from the coding sequence GTGCAATCGACGACCGACCCGGAGGCAGTCGCCGAGACCGTCTCGGGAGGGGCAATCGACTGTGTGATCAGCGATTACCAGATGCCGGAGATGAGCGGTTTGGATGTGTTCGCTGCGGTTCGCAACGTCGACCCCGAGATTCCGTTCATCCTGTTTACTGATACGGGAAGCGAGACGATTGCCAGCGAAGCGATTTCGGCAGGGATCTCCGACTACGTCATTAAAAACACGATCAAAGAGCAGTACACGCTGTTGGCGACCAAAATAACGACATACGTCGACCGGCGTCGTGCCGAAGCCGTTGCGGCTCGCACTCAACAACAGCTCCACGAACTCGCCGAAAACACGAACGACGTACTGTTTATTTTCTCGGCTGACTGGAACGAACTCGAATATATTAATTCTCGCTGTACAGAACTGTTCGGTCAGTCGGTTGCGGCACTCCATAAGAACTCGGCGGCGTTTTTAGAACCCGTCCATCCGGACGACGTCGACGACCTCAAAAATACGATGCAGAAGGCCTCAGAAGGCAACTCACAACAGGTCGAGTATCGCATTCAGGTAGACTCGGAAAAATGGGTCGAGTCCCACGCTCAGCCGATTGTCGATGAGACGGGGAGTGTCGTCCGTGTGGCTGGATTCACACACGATATCACCGAACGCAAACAGCGCGAACTCGAACTACGAGCGAAAAACGAACGGCTCGAACGGTTTGCCTCCATCGTCTCACACGATCTGCGGAACCCGTTGAGCGTCGCCGACGGCTATCTTGAACTGGCACGCAAGGAGGCCGACAGCGATCATCTCGAAACCGTCGCCCGCGCACTCGACCGCATGGAGACACTTATCAGTGAACTGCTGGTCCTCGCCCGCGAAGGCCAGGAAGTCACCGAAACGAAACCGGTGTCGCTCGACAAACTCGTCCTGTCGAGTTGGAATAATATCGACCAGCAGAATGCCACACTGCACACTGAGACGAACGTTGAGATACTGGCCGACGAGATCCGGTTGGGGCAGGTCTTCGAGAACTTCCTTCGGAATGCTATCGAACACGGTGGCGACGCGGTGAACATCAACGTTGGTCTCCTCGACGACGAGACTGGGTTCTACGTCGAGAACGACGGGGACCCTATCCCGGAGAATAAAAAGGGCCAGATCTTCGAGACGGGATTCACGACGAACACGCAGGGAACCGGGTTCGGGTTGGCGATCATCAAACGGATCGTGAACGCACACGGCTGGAGCATCAGTGTCACCGATAGCCACCATGGCGGTACACGGTTCGAAATCACGGGTCCCGAATTCCTCGACCAATAA
- a CDS encoding J domain-containing protein: protein MLTDLLSDLPTWALLGVGLGVVASVVVAAVFYFGERLFPTTEPSTHDHHVDGSLRRHAEIRSYLNAIGERVVENVDLAGYTVAFYLPQRDVAVTFDPRVFFGLEDASTFVVLCEDEMPAGQLGRRLPFDVEEPERSRRRPTVDASITNAFQKLGLEAGASQDEVRNAYRSQVKEVHPDRGGTEAEFKKLREAYTTAKEYSD from the coding sequence GTGCTTACTGACCTGCTGAGCGATCTCCCCACGTGGGCGCTGTTAGGGGTCGGTCTGGGTGTGGTTGCGTCGGTTGTGGTCGCTGCAGTGTTTTATTTCGGTGAGCGGCTGTTCCCGACGACTGAGCCATCGACTCACGACCACCACGTCGACGGGAGTCTTCGTCGACACGCCGAGATTCGATCCTATCTCAACGCCATCGGCGAACGGGTCGTCGAAAACGTCGACCTCGCAGGCTACACAGTGGCGTTCTATCTCCCACAGCGAGACGTCGCGGTCACGTTCGATCCACGGGTGTTTTTCGGCCTCGAAGACGCCTCGACGTTTGTCGTGCTCTGTGAAGACGAGATGCCCGCGGGCCAACTCGGACGGCGACTCCCCTTCGACGTCGAGGAACCCGAACGCAGTCGGCGTCGGCCGACTGTCGACGCCTCGATAACCAACGCCTTCCAGAAACTCGGACTCGAAGCCGGAGCCTCCCAAGACGAGGTCCGGAACGCTTACCGCTCACAGGTCAAGGAGGTCCATCCCGACCGCGGCGGCACCGAAGCCGAATTTAAAAAGCTGCGCGAGGCGTATACGACCGCGAAGGAATACAGCGATTAG
- a CDS encoding MTH865 family protein, which produces MTDIEAELREQFTEAFGDAEFPVTSQMDLVPALPNGPGTTFSAGDRTLSAMELASKLGGHQEFPYEDIESLVDDVIAGLKAEDVI; this is translated from the coding sequence ATGACTGATATCGAAGCCGAACTCCGCGAACAGTTTACCGAGGCCTTCGGCGACGCCGAGTTCCCCGTGACGAGCCAGATGGATCTGGTTCCAGCCCTGCCAAACGGTCCCGGCACGACGTTTTCGGCCGGTGACCGAACACTGAGCGCGATGGAACTCGCCTCGAAACTCGGCGGCCACCAGGAGTTCCCCTACGAGGACATCGAGAGCCTCGTCGACGACGTGATCGCGGGACTGAAGGCCGAGGACGTGATCTGA
- a CDS encoding halocyanin domain-containing protein, translated as MSDNVVSRRGFLRTTAGATAAAGAATATAGTAAAQSEMADFGEVADVDGGTEDLRGESEVTVEVGASGNGGNLAFSPAGIWVDPGTTVTWEWTGEGGDHNVAATDGPAELDSPLQADGTYEFEFTEDLAGITNYQCEPHAGLGMLGAVAVGDDVPTVETGGGGGASGGPPQIPDSAKTLGIATFVAMISTLSFAFFFVKFGGNYDDQ; from the coding sequence ATGAGCGACAACGTAGTCTCTCGGCGCGGGTTTCTCCGAACGACCGCCGGAGCGACCGCCGCGGCGGGAGCCGCAACCGCCACTGCAGGCACAGCCGCTGCACAAAGCGAGATGGCCGATTTCGGTGAGGTCGCGGACGTCGACGGTGGCACCGAAGACCTCCGCGGCGAAAGCGAAGTCACCGTCGAGGTCGGAGCCAGCGGCAACGGCGGCAATCTCGCCTTCAGTCCCGCAGGGATCTGGGTCGACCCCGGCACGACTGTCACCTGGGAGTGGACCGGCGAGGGCGGCGACCACAACGTCGCGGCGACCGATGGCCCGGCCGAACTCGACAGCCCACTGCAGGCCGATGGCACCTACGAGTTCGAATTTACCGAAGACTTGGCGGGCATCACCAACTACCAGTGTGAGCCACACGCAGGGCTCGGCATGCTGGGTGCAGTCGCCGTCGGCGACGACGTGCCAACTGTCGAAACCGGTGGTGGCGGTGGGGCGAGCGGCGGTCCACCTCAGATTCCAGACAGCGCGAAAACCCTCGGCATAGCCACCTTTGTGGCGATGATCTCGACGCTCTCGTTTGCCTTCTTCTTCGTCAAATTCGGCGGCAACTACGACGACCAGTAG
- a CDS encoding cupin domain-containing protein, with protein MQRTNAAEMEWTTQGDGKMEVRRKQLGEATDSDKLGCSLYELPAGKKSWPYHYHTANEEAIYVLAGSGTLRADDERVDLTAGDYVSFPANASGAHRIINDSDETLRYLAVSTMNEPDVTIYPDSEKFGVYVGSPPGGREERSFEGYYEQESAVDYWKGEDDA; from the coding sequence ATGCAGCGGACCAACGCCGCCGAAATGGAATGGACGACGCAGGGAGACGGCAAGATGGAGGTCCGACGAAAGCAGTTGGGTGAGGCCACTGACAGCGACAAACTGGGCTGTAGCCTCTATGAGTTGCCTGCGGGCAAGAAGTCGTGGCCCTACCACTACCACACGGCCAACGAGGAGGCGATCTACGTGCTGGCTGGGTCAGGAACGCTCCGGGCCGACGACGAAAGGGTCGACCTCACTGCGGGCGATTACGTCAGCTTTCCGGCCAACGCGTCGGGAGCCCACCGGATTATCAACGACTCTGACGAGACGCTCCGGTATCTCGCGGTGTCGACGATGAACGAGCCGGATGTCACGATCTACCCGGATTCCGAGAAGTTCGGTGTCTATGTCGGCTCGCCGCCGGGTGGCCGCGAGGAGCGGAGCTTCGAGGGGTATTACGAACAGGAGTCGGCGGTCGACTACTGGAAGGGCGAAGACGACGCGTAA
- the psmB gene encoding archaeal proteasome endopeptidase complex subunit beta, which translates to MRTPTGGSPGELGQLEGNDSVFGPEIGDFSGQGGGDRSDEAEDASMKTGTTTVGLKTEDGVVLATDMRASMGYMVSSKDVQKVEEIHPTGALTIAGSVSAAQNLIKSLKAEVRLYEARRGENMSMQALSTLTGNFLRSGAFLIVSPILGGVDENGPHIYSIDALGGTTEEDYTVTGSGSQFALGVLEQQYEEGLSLDEAESIAGNAIKTAIERDLASGNGINVAVVTEDGVDVTRYDDVDDMI; encoded by the coding sequence ATGCGAACTCCGACAGGCGGTTCTCCTGGCGAGTTGGGTCAGCTCGAAGGTAACGACAGCGTCTTTGGACCGGAAATCGGCGACTTCTCCGGCCAAGGCGGCGGAGATCGGTCAGATGAGGCCGAAGATGCAAGCATGAAAACCGGGACGACGACGGTCGGTCTCAAAACCGAAGACGGCGTCGTGCTGGCAACCGACATGCGCGCGAGCATGGGCTACATGGTTTCGAGCAAGGACGTCCAGAAGGTCGAAGAGATTCACCCGACGGGCGCGCTCACCATCGCCGGCTCGGTGTCGGCCGCCCAGAACCTGATCAAATCGCTCAAAGCCGAGGTCCGACTGTACGAGGCCCGACGCGGCGAGAACATGAGCATGCAGGCACTCTCGACGCTCACCGGTAACTTCCTCCGCTCGGGTGCCTTTTTGATCGTCAGTCCGATCCTCGGCGGCGTCGACGAAAACGGCCCCCACATCTACTCCATCGATGCGCTCGGTGGCACGACCGAAGAGGATTACACCGTCACTGGCTCCGGTAGCCAGTTCGCCCTCGGTGTGCTCGAACAGCAGTACGAGGAGGGGCTATCGCTTGACGAGGCAGAATCCATCGCTGGCAACGCGATCAAAACGGCTATCGAACGCGACCTCGCGTCGGGCAACGGAATCAACGTCGCTGTTGTCACCGAAGACGGCGTCGACGTCACCCGGTACGACGACGTCGACGACATGATCTAA
- a CDS encoding branched-chain amino acid ABC transporter permease, whose translation METTDLSPKTILRERPGLSIVALVGLLLCVDLLLKLAGLGFGPLGGSLSPSRLGSNLWNGLVIGLVIGLAGIGLSMTYSILNFANFSHGDLVSTGAFTGWGVAFVIAAVGRAPLRALATVRGAGETTPGEIGAHILSTPLAIILGLIAAFCLTAAIALALDRAFYKPMRDRGSISLLIASVGVALVVRYLLQFVYGASRRGITASVDGDTLVGPLGISATVHQITIAVAAVGLMLAMHYMLQRTKLGTAMRAMADNKDLALITGIPAERVVTATWILGGGLAGASGYLYVLLRGTIQFDFGWTLLLLIFAAVILGGIGSIYGAIAGGIIIGIVFTTSTVWISSDFNSAAAFAVMILVLLLRPEGLFGGVSTA comes from the coding sequence ATGGAAACCACAGACCTATCACCGAAAACGATACTCCGAGAGCGTCCCGGGCTCAGTATTGTCGCTCTCGTTGGACTGCTTTTGTGTGTCGACCTGCTTCTCAAGCTCGCTGGGCTGGGATTCGGGCCGCTCGGCGGGAGCCTCTCGCCCTCGCGGCTCGGGTCGAACCTCTGGAACGGGCTGGTGATCGGGCTGGTGATCGGGTTGGCCGGGATCGGTCTCTCGATGACCTACAGTATTCTGAACTTCGCGAACTTCTCCCATGGAGATCTCGTGAGTACCGGTGCGTTCACTGGCTGGGGCGTTGCCTTCGTGATTGCCGCGGTTGGCCGGGCACCCCTCCGCGCGCTGGCGACCGTTCGGGGCGCGGGCGAGACAACACCCGGTGAGATCGGAGCGCACATTCTGTCGACACCTCTCGCAATTATTCTCGGGCTGATTGCTGCGTTCTGTCTCACCGCCGCCATCGCACTGGCGCTCGACCGCGCGTTCTACAAACCGATGCGCGACAGGGGCAGTATCTCGCTGTTGATCGCCTCGGTCGGTGTCGCGCTGGTCGTCCGGTATCTCCTCCAGTTCGTCTACGGAGCCAGTCGCCGCGGCATCACCGCCAGCGTCGACGGGGATACACTCGTCGGGCCGCTCGGTATCTCAGCGACGGTCCACCAGATAACGATTGCAGTCGCTGCCGTTGGGCTCATGCTGGCGATGCACTACATGCTCCAGCGGACCAAACTCGGCACGGCGATGCGGGCGATGGCCGACAACAAGGATCTCGCGTTGATCACCGGGATTCCGGCCGAACGCGTCGTAACCGCGACCTGGATCCTGGGCGGCGGTCTCGCCGGTGCGTCGGGCTATCTCTACGTCCTGTTGCGCGGAACGATCCAGTTCGACTTCGGCTGGACACTGTTGCTCCTGATTTTCGCAGCAGTCATCCTCGGCGGGATCGGCTCTATCTACGGCGCTATCGCGGGCGGAATCATCATCGGGATCGTGTTTACGACCTCGACGGTCTGGATCTCGTCGGATTTCAACTCCGCCGCGGCGTTCGCGGTGATGATTCTCGTCCTCCTGCTTCGTCCTGAGGGACTGTTTGGAGGTGTGTCGACGGCATGA
- a CDS encoding branched-chain amino acid ABC transporter permease codes for MSDDTVAPDDMPGSSPDSTPDSALDAVVEAATRSDLGMVLLTLGLIYIGATLLTFSDGLNSVVGLLRTLTFLGLVYALSALALNLHWGYTGLFNIGVAGFMAVGVYTMGIFVRSPDPAFGPPGLGLPLPIGIIAGMAMASLFGLVAALPALRLKADYFAIVTLGISEIIRLTLQSSAFDTALRETLAVGTGGGRGMGMPDNPVRALFLVDGQAGTPTPLGEFVFGLLGESGLGIANNILIGWGYIVVLGIFLVGFYVLLERLGRSPFGRILKAIREDELVADSLGKNVDLIKIKVFMIGCALMGLAGILWFGSQGNVSPTPQFEPILTFYIFVAVIVGGSGSNTGSVLGGIVFAAVLFEGPRRVGAVLRDTIDAPTPPTFADAVLSFDPTSMLAFATDNIAPLQFVLLGLVLIFIMHRRPQGLLGDRIETAAAIDLSGRAGDHGGERDE; via the coding sequence ATGAGCGACGACACAGTGGCGCCGGACGACATGCCCGGCTCGTCGCCCGATAGCACGCCGGACAGCGCGCTGGACGCAGTCGTTGAGGCGGCCACCCGGAGCGACCTCGGAATGGTCCTGCTCACGCTGGGGCTCATCTACATCGGCGCGACGCTATTGACGTTTTCGGACGGATTAAACAGCGTCGTCGGCCTGCTGCGAACGCTGACGTTCCTTGGGTTGGTGTACGCTTTGTCAGCGCTTGCACTCAATCTCCACTGGGGATACACCGGGCTGTTCAATATCGGCGTGGCGGGGTTCATGGCCGTCGGCGTCTACACGATGGGGATCTTCGTTCGCTCACCCGACCCTGCGTTCGGGCCGCCCGGACTCGGACTCCCACTGCCAATCGGCATCATCGCCGGGATGGCGATGGCCTCGCTGTTCGGCCTCGTTGCTGCGTTGCCCGCGCTCCGGCTCAAGGCAGACTACTTCGCGATTGTCACCCTCGGTATTTCGGAGATCATCCGGCTCACACTCCAGTCGAGTGCGTTCGATACCGCGTTGCGTGAGACGCTGGCTGTCGGTACCGGCGGCGGCCGCGGGATGGGGATGCCCGACAACCCCGTCCGAGCGCTGTTTCTCGTCGACGGACAGGCCGGGACGCCGACCCCGCTCGGCGAGTTCGTGTTCGGACTCCTCGGCGAGAGCGGCCTCGGGATCGCGAACAACATCCTGATTGGCTGGGGGTATATCGTCGTGCTTGGGATCTTCCTTGTCGGGTTTTACGTGCTGCTCGAACGGCTGGGGCGGTCACCGTTCGGCCGTATCCTCAAAGCGATCCGCGAGGACGAACTCGTCGCTGACTCGCTGGGGAAGAACGTCGACCTCATCAAGATCAAGGTGTTCATGATCGGCTGTGCGCTGATGGGGCTGGCGGGCATCCTCTGGTTCGGCAGTCAGGGCAACGTCTCGCCAACGCCGCAGTTCGAGCCGATCTTGACGTTCTACATCTTCGTTGCCGTAATCGTCGGTGGGTCGGGGTCGAACACAGGGAGCGTCCTCGGCGGCATCGTCTTCGCGGCGGTGCTGTTCGAGGGGCCGCGCCGTGTCGGGGCCGTGCTGCGGGATACGATAGACGCGCCGACACCGCCGACGTTCGCCGATGCCGTCCTGTCGTTCGATCCGACCAGCATGCTCGCGTTCGCCACCGACAACATCGCCCCGCTCCAGTTCGTCCTGCTCGGACTGGTCCTGATCTTCATTATGCACCGTCGACCACAGGGACTGCTCGGGGATCGGATCGAAACCGCCGCCGCCATCGACCTCTCTGGTCGGGCTGGCGACCACGGAGGTGAGCGCGATGAGTGA
- a CDS encoding ABC transporter ATP-binding protein: MSESETEVDAESGEAESMDSPVERAAQQTPTSLPLRVEGLAKQFGGITAVDGVSFEVEAGSLTGLIGPNGAGKSTTFNCITGVHEPTAGNVYLNGEEITGLAPYEIAQRGLVRTFQIARELSEMTVLENLMLAPKHQLGESAIRSVLPGLRDDVVDQEEELRERAWETLEFFEIDHLATEYAGTLSGGQRKLLEMARVLMTDPEVVLLDEPLAGVNPTLEEKLLDRIHDLRAEGYTFLFVEHDMDVIMNNCERIIVMHQGRVLAEGTAEDIRNNEQVIEAYLGEDI, encoded by the coding sequence ATGAGTGAGTCGGAGACGGAAGTCGACGCTGAATCGGGAGAGGCCGAAAGCATGGATTCGCCGGTCGAGCGGGCCGCCCAGCAGACGCCGACCAGCCTCCCGCTGCGCGTTGAAGGCCTCGCCAAGCAGTTCGGCGGCATCACCGCCGTCGACGGGGTCTCCTTCGAGGTCGAGGCCGGGTCGCTGACCGGCCTGATCGGCCCGAACGGGGCCGGGAAGTCGACGACGTTCAACTGTATCACCGGTGTTCACGAGCCGACGGCGGGCAACGTCTATCTCAACGGCGAGGAGATCACGGGACTGGCACCGTACGAAATCGCCCAGCGAGGCCTCGTCCGAACGTTCCAGATCGCACGGGAGCTTTCGGAGATGACGGTGCTCGAAAACCTCATGCTGGCTCCGAAACACCAGCTCGGCGAGTCGGCGATCCGGTCGGTGCTGCCGGGGCTCCGAGATGATGTTGTCGACCAAGAAGAGGAACTCCGCGAGCGGGCGTGGGAGACGCTCGAATTCTTCGAGATCGACCATCTCGCAACCGAGTACGCGGGAACGCTCTCGGGTGGCCAACGAAAACTCCTTGAGATGGCTCGCGTGTTGATGACTGACCCCGAAGTAGTGTTGCTCGACGAACCGCTCGCCGGGGTCAACCCCACACTCGAAGAGAAACTACTCGACAGGATTCACGACCTGCGGGCGGAGGGATACACCTTCCTCTTTGTCGAACACGATATGGACGTCATTATGAACAACTGCGAACGGATCATCGTCATGCATCAGGGGCGCGTCCTCGCCGAGGGGACTGCCGAGGACATTCGAAACAACGAACAGGTCATTGAGGCCTACCTGGGTGAGGATATATGA
- a CDS encoding ABC transporter ATP-binding protein, translated as MLSIRGLDAGYGDLQILTDVDLDVADGEYVTIVGPNGAGKSTVMKTIFGLTTHMDGSIEFDGNPIQTEPPEEIIHKGIGFVPQTDNVFPGLSVRENLEMGAYILDDVPEDRIEAVYDRFPILRERSEQKAGNLSGGQRQMVAMGRTLMLDPDLLLLDEPSAGLAPDLVADMFDRIDQINDSGTAILMVEQNAKEALRRCDRGYVLVDGENRYTDRGETLLSDQQVRKDFLGG; from the coding sequence ATGCTCAGCATCCGCGGGCTCGATGCTGGCTACGGCGATCTCCAGATCCTGACCGACGTCGACCTCGATGTGGCCGACGGCGAGTACGTGACGATTGTCGGCCCAAACGGCGCGGGGAAGTCGACCGTGATGAAGACGATCTTCGGACTCACGACCCATATGGACGGCTCCATCGAGTTCGACGGCAACCCCATCCAGACCGAGCCACCCGAAGAGATCATCCACAAGGGAATCGGCTTCGTCCCCCAGACCGACAACGTGTTTCCGGGACTCAGCGTGCGTGAGAACCTCGAAATGGGGGCCTACATCCTCGATGACGTCCCGGAGGATCGGATCGAAGCAGTGTACGACCGGTTTCCGATTCTCCGCGAACGGTCCGAGCAAAAGGCGGGGAACCTCTCGGGCGGCCAGCGACAGATGGTCGCCATGGGTCGAACCCTCATGTTGGATCCGGACCTGCTGCTCCTCGACGAGCCGTCTGCCGGGCTTGCCCCCGACCTCGTCGCCGATATGTTCGACCGGATCGACCAGATCAACGACTCCGGCACCGCGATTCTGATGGTCGAACAGAACGCCAAGGAGGCACTCCGCCGCTGTGATCGTGGCTACGTGCTGGTCGACGGTGAGAACCGATACACCGACCGCGGCGAGACGCTGTTGAGCGACCAACAGGTGCGAAAAGATTTCCTCGGCGGCTAG
- a CDS encoding ABC transporter substrate-binding protein encodes MKGVGAASIAGLAGCTSEDSDGSGGGGGSVPDAVMVVGFPQSGVQLFRDFYSEFASDTPDLDIVVPDGLMDSNLPGEVDNDMNNVIGTQPSAGGPGADFFTSEYQAAYGEEPGVFTAQAYDAMAINILATVAAGENTGSAIRDRIRTVANPGGEQFGPETLVDAVETVAGGDPVHYVGASSSADFDVNGDIVTAAYDVTDFQDGELSTLDTLEFGSELTEEDNNAVAEDPVGVDSFEAMIGVLMPETGDLGPLGVPIRDGALLAATQVNDADLSVSVNTRVEDTQTDPQAGISGANALVNAGFGAVVGPAASNVNLQVADQVLIPNGVVGISPSSTDPNVTDLEDNGYIFRTCPSDVLQGSALAGLARGEYVEAESSSTLYLNDAYGQALEEEYVTNFEDDGGSVSQQVSFEPEQASYSSQWADALDQ; translated from the coding sequence TTGAAGGGTGTCGGCGCTGCCAGTATCGCAGGACTGGCTGGCTGTACCTCGGAAGACTCGGATGGAAGCGGCGGCGGTGGCGGCTCGGTTCCGGATGCAGTCATGGTCGTCGGCTTCCCACAGTCGGGAGTTCAGCTGTTCCGGGACTTCTACTCGGAGTTCGCCTCCGATACACCCGACCTCGATATCGTCGTCCCTGATGGGTTGATGGACAGTAATCTGCCCGGAGAGGTCGACAACGATATGAACAACGTCATCGGGACCCAGCCCTCGGCGGGCGGTCCCGGTGCGGACTTCTTCACCAGCGAGTATCAGGCCGCATATGGCGAAGAGCCGGGCGTGTTTACCGCTCAGGCCTACGACGCGATGGCGATCAACATCCTCGCGACCGTCGCCGCGGGCGAAAACACGGGGAGCGCGATCCGCGACCGGATTCGCACAGTCGCCAACCCTGGTGGCGAGCAGTTCGGCCCCGAAACGCTCGTCGACGCCGTCGAAACGGTCGCTGGCGGGGATCCAGTCCACTACGTCGGCGCATCGTCGAGTGCCGACTTCGATGTCAACGGTGATATCGTCACCGCAGCCTACGACGTCACCGACTTCCAGGACGGCGAGTTGAGCACGCTCGATACCCTCGAATTCGGCTCCGAACTCACCGAGGAGGACAACAACGCAGTCGCCGAGGATCCAGTCGGCGTCGACTCCTTCGAGGCAATGATCGGCGTGCTGATGCCCGAAACGGGCGACCTCGGGCCGCTCGGGGTTCCGATCCGCGACGGTGCGCTGTTGGCCGCCACGCAGGTCAACGACGCCGACCTCAGTGTCAGTGTCAACACCCGCGTCGAGGACACCCAGACCGATCCCCAGGCAGGCATCTCAGGGGCGAACGCGCTGGTCAACGCTGGCTTCGGCGCAGTCGTCGGCCCCGCCGCCTCGAACGTCAATCTGCAGGTGGCCGATCAGGTGCTGATTCCGAACGGTGTCGTCGGCATTTCGCCGTCGTCGACCGATCCGAACGTGACCGATCTGGAAGACAACGGCTACATCTTCCGAACGTGTCCCTCCGATGTGCTGCAGGGGTCGGCACTCGCAGGGCTCGCACGCGGCGAGTACGTCGAGGCCGAATCCTCCAGTACGCTCTACCTCAACGATGCCTACGGACAGGCGCTCGAAGAGGAGTACGTCACCAACTTCGAAGACGATGGCGGCTCGGTTAGTCAGCAGGTCTCCTTCGAGCCCGAACAGGCCTCCTACTCCAGCCAGTGGGCTGACGCACTCGATCAGTAA
- a CDS encoding halocarboxylic acid dehydrogenase DehI family protein encodes MDTTEQLYEQEVSGWRAGVYDDIKQTFRAPIVNWYFRTLMANEPAFTRYLWSQIKPLFQTRGFGQFTVAYRDAILTEIDVDHSLPRYRPTEVDLGPAEWREITGQLSTFDIVAPRLALVFPVCDRLLNGESLSPGAVAEPVATQSTTPFDRQSTAPLPSWLDRDRGTPVTMVDEADCSADLMQTIEEIRDFHGFDDEFPSIYRCLAQWPSYLDTAWTDLEPIIGSDAFDRGCEVTDALLEDHLAGLPYTPQLSPTALAEQGFEESTITDLQEFATTFNSNSLQTVIQTVVIYAATVDATGERSLQ; translated from the coding sequence ATGGATACGACCGAACAGCTGTATGAGCAGGAGGTCTCTGGATGGCGTGCTGGCGTGTACGACGACATCAAACAGACGTTCCGAGCTCCGATTGTCAACTGGTATTTTCGGACGCTGATGGCCAACGAACCCGCGTTTACGCGCTACCTGTGGAGTCAGATCAAGCCACTGTTCCAGACTCGTGGGTTCGGTCAGTTCACAGTTGCATACCGAGATGCGATTCTCACCGAGATCGATGTCGACCACAGTCTACCACGCTACCGACCCACAGAGGTCGACCTCGGGCCAGCTGAGTGGCGGGAGATCACGGGCCAACTGTCGACGTTCGATATCGTCGCCCCGCGCCTCGCACTTGTCTTTCCCGTCTGTGACCGCCTCCTGAACGGCGAGTCACTCAGTCCGGGTGCAGTCGCTGAGCCGGTCGCAACGCAGTCGACGACCCCATTCGACAGACAGTCGACCGCCCCGCTTCCGTCGTGGCTGGATCGTGATCGCGGGACGCCTGTGACGATGGTCGACGAAGCCGACTGCTCGGCCGACCTCATGCAAACTATCGAGGAAATACGCGACTTCCACGGCTTCGACGACGAGTTTCCGAGCATCTATCGCTGTCTCGCCCAGTGGCCCTCCTACCTCGATACGGCATGGACAGATCTCGAACCGATTATCGGGAGCGACGCCTTCGACCGCGGCTGCGAAGTGACCGACGCCCTCCTCGAAGACCATCTCGCTGGGCTGCCGTACACGCCACAGCTATCACCGACCGCGCTCGCCGAACAGGGGTTCGAGGAGTCGACGATCACTGACCTCCAGGAGTTCGCCACGACGTTCAACAGTAACTCGCTACAAACAGTGATACAGACCGTTGTGATCTACGCTGCGACGGTCGACGCGACCGGCGAGCGGTCCCTCCAGTAG
- a CDS encoding amphi-Trp domain-containing protein, which translates to MVEKTVNQSELDRSSVAESLRALADEFESGEDVHVRVGNKSIRLQPPETVSYEVSVHETSSILRSSRETITLTVDWKTQ; encoded by the coding sequence ATGGTCGAAAAGACGGTTAACCAGAGTGAACTCGACAGGTCCAGTGTCGCAGAAAGCCTTCGGGCGCTCGCCGACGAGTTCGAGTCCGGCGAGGACGTTCACGTCAGGGTCGGCAACAAATCGATCCGACTCCAGCCGCCGGAGACTGTCAGCTACGAGGTGAGCGTCCACGAAACCAGTTCGATCCTCCGGAGCAGTCGGGAGACGATCACGCTCACTGTCGACTGGAAAACTCAGTAG